The following are from one region of the Chitinivibrionia bacterium genome:
- a CDS encoding RnfABCDGE type electron transport complex subunit D, translating into MTEVNLLHISSSPHIRNSRTVPKIMLDVIIALMPAMVGAVMFFGVRALFITLLAVATAVITEHIISVFMMKRKTSIGDLSAVITGILLAFNLPVAISPLLVIVGTVFAIGVAKMAFGGLGCNFINPALAGRAFLMASYPAAMTGSIFAQNVSGGFVNIHLSGFKLDTVSSAIAIDGISEATPLAALNILQNAGINLQVLQEALVPLFWGNVGGTIGETSAFALLLGGIYLILRKVIHPIVPLIYIGGIFLIYWLFSGSNASLFNATALTIPTFHILSGGIFLAAFFMITDMTTTPITIKGQALFAAGCAVITVLIRSFGGYPEGASYAILFMNLLTPLIDRYVRPKVYGTGGKK; encoded by the coding sequence ATGACAGAGGTTAATTTACTACATATTTCGTCTTCGCCGCATATAAGAAACAGCCGCACGGTGCCAAAAATTATGCTCGACGTGATTATTGCGCTTATGCCTGCAATGGTTGGAGCAGTAATGTTTTTTGGGGTAAGAGCGCTTTTTATTACGCTCTTGGCAGTTGCCACCGCCGTAATAACCGAACATATTATATCGGTATTTATGATGAAAAGAAAAACTTCGATAGGCGATTTAAGCGCAGTTATTACGGGAATTCTTTTAGCGTTTAACCTGCCTGTTGCAATAAGTCCGCTTTTAGTTATTGTCGGAACGGTTTTTGCTATCGGCGTTGCAAAAATGGCATTCGGAGGTTTGGGGTGCAACTTCATAAACCCCGCGCTTGCAGGTCGCGCGTTTTTGATGGCGTCGTATCCTGCGGCTATGACAGGCAGCATTTTCGCACAAAATGTTTCGGGAGGATTTGTAAACATACATTTGTCGGGCTTTAAACTTGATACCGTATCAAGCGCCATAGCAATAGACGGAATTTCGGAGGCAACACCGCTTGCCGCGCTCAATATTTTGCAGAATGCAGGCATTAACCTGCAAGTTTTACAAGAAGCGCTCGTACCTCTATTTTGGGGAAATGTCGGCGGAACTATCGGTGAAACATCGGCTTTTGCTCTTCTTTTGGGCGGAATTTATTTGATATTAAGAAAAGTTATACACCCGATTGTACCTTTAATATATATAGGCGGCATATTTTTGATTTATTGGCTATTTTCGGGAAGCAACGCCAGCCTTTTCAACGCGACGGCGCTTACAATTCCGACTTTCCACATACTTTCGGGCGGAATATTTTTGGCGGCATTCTTTATGATTACCGATATGACAACCACACCGATAACCATAAAAGGGCAGGCGCTTTTTGCGGCGGGTTGCGCCGTTATAACAGTTCTCATACGCTCGTTCGGCGGCTATCCCGAGGGAGCGTCTTATGCAATTTTATTTATGAACTTGCTGACCCCGCTCATAGACAGATACGTCAGACCGAAAGTTTACGGCACAGGAGGTAAAAAATGA
- a CDS encoding virulence RhuM family protein: MNKEMQFLIYNTPQGDVNVNVVVKDETIWLSQKAMGQLFDVDRTSIGRHLKNIFEEEELDEKVVSAFFAHTTQHGAIADKTQTNESKFYNLDAIIAVGYRVNSKKATAFRIWATKTLKEFITKGFILDDERLKLGKTAFGKDYFRELLERVRSIRASERRIWQQITDIFAECSIDYNKNSLTTHDFYAMVQNKFHFAITGQTAAEIIYTKADRNKENMGLTTWKNAPEGRILKSDVKIAKNYLSETEIRRLERAVNGYFDYIEDVIEQENAFSMAEFAQSVNEFLSFRKFKILDGKGKISKGEAEEKAEAEYDEFNKIQKIVSDFDKTIKICKE; this comes from the coding sequence ATGAACAAAGAAATGCAATTTTTAATATACAACACCCCGCAGGGAGATGTGAATGTTAATGTTGTCGTAAAAGACGAAACAATATGGCTATCCCAAAAAGCAATGGGACAGTTGTTTGACGTGGATAGAACGTCAATAGGAAGACACTTAAAGAATATCTTTGAAGAAGAAGAACTTGACGAAAAAGTGGTTAGTGCATTTTTTGCACATACCACTCAACACGGAGCAATAGCAGATAAAACGCAAACAAATGAATCTAAATTCTATAATCTCGATGCAATTATCGCTGTCGGCTATCGCGTTAATTCAAAAAAAGCAACCGCTTTTCGTATTTGGGCAACCAAAACACTGAAAGAATTTATCACCAAGGGCTTTATTCTTGACGACGAACGCCTAAAACTCGGCAAAACCGCTTTCGGAAAAGATTATTTTCGCGAACTTTTGGAGCGCGTTCGTTCCATTCGTGCAAGCGAGCGGCGAATATGGCAACAAATTACGGATATTTTCGCCGAATGCAGTATTGATTACAACAAAAATTCTTTAACAACCCACGATTTTTACGCAATGGTGCAAAATAAATTCCATTTTGCCATTACAGGACAAACGGCGGCGGAAATTATTTACACAAAAGCTGACAGAAACAAAGAAAATATGGGACTTACAACTTGGAAAAACGCACCCGAAGGACGAATTCTTAAATCAGATGTTAAAATAGCGAAAAACTATTTGTCGGAAACAGAAATCAGGCGTTTGGAAAGAGCGGTAAACGGTTATTTTGACTATATTGAAGATGTAATAGAGCAAGAAAACGCCTTTAGTATGGCAGAATTTGCACAAAGCGTAAATGAATTTTTATCATTCAGAAAATTCAAGATTTTGGATGGTAAAGGCAAAATTTCAAAAGGAGAAGCAGAAGAAAAAGCAGAGGCTGAATATGATGAGTTTAATAAAATTCAAAAGATTGTTTCTGATTTTGATAAAACAATAAAAATATGCAAGGAGTGA
- the rsxC gene encoding electron transport complex subunit RsxC, with amino-acid sequence MFRRYTFPGGIHPPHNKDATQGLTIERYPLPQKVIIPTVMHIGTPAKVIVKKGDKVAKGQCLAEADGHVSSPVFSSVSGVVNTVGIFPHASGQSIAGIEILSDDQNEEHRFEPIKNWKTQAPQTLIARIKDCGIVGMGGAGFPAHVKLSPPPDKTIDALIINAAECEPYLTNDHRLMLDRQEKLLNGTKIFQKILGVQKVFIAIEKNKPEAIASLKRLTAPNTEFRDIKVVALRTKYPQGGEKQLVYAVLKREIPSGKLTSDAGCVVQNVASTVAAYNAVVLGIPLTERIITITGDGVKRPGNYLIPVGTSVREILEYCQTDFTNTKKVIMGGPMMGVSLSSLDVPVMKQTSGLLVLSKSSPGMCENNCINCGLCVSKCPARLVPSILAKYSRKLMLEQAIANNIRDCMECGCCSYLCPSKVNILHKIRFAKDAIIRENAKKSSTKQGK; translated from the coding sequence TTGTTTAGAAGATATACTTTTCCGGGCGGAATTCACCCCCCACATAATAAAGATGCAACTCAAGGCTTGACTATCGAAAGATATCCTCTGCCGCAAAAAGTCATCATTCCGACTGTAATGCACATAGGAACTCCTGCAAAGGTAATCGTGAAAAAAGGCGATAAAGTTGCAAAAGGACAATGCCTTGCCGAAGCGGACGGACACGTTTCTTCTCCTGTATTTTCATCCGTTTCGGGTGTTGTCAATACTGTGGGAATTTTTCCGCACGCGTCAGGACAGTCGATTGCGGGAATAGAAATTTTAAGCGACGACCAAAACGAAGAGCATCGCTTTGAACCTATAAAAAACTGGAAAACTCAGGCGCCGCAAACCTTAATCGCAAGAATAAAGGACTGCGGAATTGTGGGAATGGGCGGTGCAGGGTTTCCTGCGCACGTAAAACTTTCGCCGCCGCCCGACAAAACTATAGACGCACTCATAATTAACGCCGCCGAATGCGAACCGTATCTTACAAACGACCATCGCCTTATGTTAGACCGTCAAGAGAAACTTCTTAACGGAACAAAAATATTTCAAAAAATATTAGGCGTACAAAAAGTCTTTATTGCAATAGAAAAAAACAAGCCAGAAGCGATTGCTTCGCTTAAGCGCTTAACTGCCCCAAACACGGAATTCCGTGATATAAAAGTCGTTGCACTCAGAACAAAATACCCGCAAGGCGGCGAAAAACAATTGGTTTATGCGGTTCTGAAACGAGAAATCCCGAGCGGTAAGCTAACTTCGGACGCAGGTTGCGTAGTGCAAAACGTGGCATCTACCGTAGCCGCTTACAACGCAGTAGTGCTGGGAATTCCGCTTACCGAAAGAATTATCACAATAACGGGCGACGGCGTAAAAAGACCGGGAAATTATCTTATTCCTGTAGGAACAAGCGTTCGTGAAATTTTAGAATATTGCCAAACCGACTTTACAAACACAAAAAAAGTTATTATGGGCGGTCCTATGATGGGCGTTTCGCTGTCATCGCTGGATGTTCCCGTTATGAAACAGACATCGGGACTTTTGGTTTTGAGCAAATCTTCTCCCGGAATGTGCGAAAACAACTGCATTAACTGCGGACTTTGCGTAAGTAAATGTCCTGCGCGGCTTGTTCCCTCGATACTTGCAAAATATTCCCGAAAACTTATGCTTGAACAGGCTATAGCAAACAACATCAGAGATTGTATGGAGTGCGGATGTTGCTCATATCTTTGCCCGTCAAAGGTAAACATTTTGCATAAAATTCGTTTTGCGAAAGACGCTATCATTCGCGAAAACGCTAAAAAATCATCAACCAAGCAGGGAAAATAA
- a CDS encoding SPASM domain-containing protein has protein sequence MSSVKGKAGLPLPFITKHLIPCLLEDLSRAKLLRSMWRRYFKKYDPNKDVPISQISLRVNEACNLRCASCGQWGENGHLREKVKAGHKLDQLDFEVVKKLIADTKHDCPTYYIWGGEPTLWKPLVPLFQELGKNKLYGSIVSNAQALEPILEELIDTGALMILFLSLDGWDSASQNKMRAPAGGEGVGSDNFEKIMGVINKVDEIKKRKKLKYPMVVPITVVSNLNYEHLADIHRLVMDKTQLHPYYYGWYITEERAKEYETVYKKCFGEVPTAHRGYLKSCFNDVDAEITSKQIKEVMKISKGRESVPQILPDIYEKEDIERYYNDHTWTCGYDKCQSIYHVVEVSPDGRVTPCRDYQDYTVGNINEQPFYEIWNGEKYKEFRRQLAKGLMPVCSRCCGLQGF, from the coding sequence ATGTCGAGTGTTAAAGGTAAAGCGGGACTTCCGTTGCCGTTCATAACAAAACACCTTATTCCGTGTCTTTTGGAAGATTTAAGCAGAGCTAAATTGCTTCGTTCGATGTGGCGCCGTTATTTCAAAAAATACGACCCGAACAAAGACGTTCCGATAAGCCAAATTTCGCTGAGGGTAAATGAAGCGTGTAATTTGCGTTGCGCAAGTTGCGGACAATGGGGTGAAAACGGACACCTTCGCGAAAAAGTAAAAGCAGGACATAAATTAGACCAACTCGACTTTGAGGTCGTCAAAAAACTTATAGCCGACACAAAACACGACTGCCCGACCTACTACATTTGGGGGGGAGAGCCGACTTTGTGGAAGCCGCTTGTGCCGCTTTTTCAAGAACTCGGAAAAAATAAACTTTACGGCTCTATTGTCAGCAACGCACAGGCGCTCGAGCCGATTTTGGAAGAATTGATAGACACTGGCGCACTTATGATACTCTTTTTGTCGCTCGACGGCTGGGACAGCGCATCGCAAAACAAAATGCGCGCTCCTGCAGGCGGCGAGGGTGTCGGCTCGGACAACTTCGAGAAAATTATGGGCGTTATAAATAAAGTCGATGAAATCAAAAAACGCAAAAAACTGAAATATCCTATGGTGGTGCCGATTACGGTTGTTTCAAATTTGAACTACGAACATTTGGCGGATATTCACCGTTTGGTTATGGATAAAACCCAGCTTCACCCTTATTATTACGGTTGGTATATTACCGAGGAACGCGCGAAAGAATACGAAACTGTCTATAAAAAATGTTTCGGCGAAGTTCCGACTGCGCACCGCGGCTATCTGAAATCTTGCTTTAATGACGTTGATGCGGAAATAACATCAAAGCAAATAAAAGAAGTTATGAAAATATCCAAAGGGCGTGAGAGCGTTCCGCAGATATTGCCCGATATTTACGAAAAAGAAGACATCGAACGATACTATAACGACCATACTTGGACTTGCGGCTACGACAAATGTCAAAGCATATATCACGTTGTAGAAGTGTCGCCCGACGGTCGTGTTACACCTTGCCGCGATTATCAGGATTATACCGTGGGCAATATAAACGAACAGCCGTTTTACGAAATTTGGAACGGCGAAAAATATAAGGAATTCCGCAGACAACTTGCCAAAGGGCTTATGCCTGTTTGTAGTCGTTGTTGCGGTTTGCAAGGTTTTTAA
- a CDS encoding energy transducer TonB, whose amino-acid sequence MDLEMEKKTLAVNFALATIFHIAAFAFLAFIFAKSTPFPEIDKSVITVMLVSPQPATQQTPPPQPQQTPPTPREQQPRQERITDPEAFTPRQEEIEITETEILEEISEHTQESSETSEIFVETGEISSNTDEVAFSQTREETVVQFTEAPRAIFMPQVPYPRAARAANITGTAEIAYIIDVVGRVRSVEILSMPPHPSFEATIRRTVMSWRFTPAKKDGVPVQIRATQTIVFELQG is encoded by the coding sequence TTGGACTTAGAAATGGAAAAGAAAACATTAGCGGTAAATTTCGCATTAGCGACAATATTTCATATTGCCGCCTTTGCTTTTTTAGCGTTTATTTTCGCAAAATCAACTCCATTCCCCGAAATCGACAAATCCGTAATTACAGTAATGCTTGTAAGTCCGCAACCCGCAACGCAACAAACGCCCCCCCCGCAACCACAACAAACCCCGCCCACGCCAAGAGAACAGCAACCAAGACAAGAGCGCATAACAGACCCCGAGGCATTTACCCCGAGGCAAGAAGAAATCGAAATTACCGAAACCGAAATTTTGGAAGAAATATCCGAACACACGCAAGAAAGTAGCGAAACAAGCGAAATTTTTGTAGAAACGGGCGAAATATCAAGCAACACGGACGAAGTCGCTTTTTCTCAAACAAGAGAGGAAACCGTCGTCCAATTTACCGAAGCGCCAAGGGCGATTTTTATGCCGCAAGTTCCCTATCCCAGAGCCGCAAGAGCCGCAAATATCACAGGAACAGCCGAAATCGCCTATATAATAGATGTGGTAGGGCGCGTGCGTTCGGTAGAAATACTGTCTATGCCTCCCCACCCCTCGTTTGAGGCAACAATAAGAAGAACTGTTATGTCGTGGCGCTTTACTCCCGCCAAAAAAGACGGCGTTCCCGTTCAGATAAGGGCTACTCAGACAATTGTGTTTGAGTTGCAGGGGTGA
- a CDS encoding FMN-binding protein — translation MIKSNSVKMILAILFFSFIAALTISSVHQKTYQIIKDNENKAEQASLRNVLSYGANAKTDTLDGFGEFWREYDKDGNAIGYAFIGETRGYSGIIRFICGIDLDGKIKGLSIISQTETPGLGARITEAASGTWFPFRRSEDNTPWFGEQFRGILATKPISINRTSNEWHKLSASQRDDLLRKNEITLITGSTITVRVIKEELSARAQKLMALLAVNKYSQPNKEPYAEDLTEDETDVQ, via the coding sequence ATGATTAAAAGCAACTCTGTTAAAATGATATTGGCTATTTTGTTTTTCTCGTTTATCGCGGCATTAACGATAAGCTCCGTCCATCAAAAAACATATCAGATAATTAAGGACAACGAAAACAAAGCAGAACAGGCATCGCTTAGAAATGTTTTGTCATACGGCGCAAACGCAAAGACGGACACGCTCGACGGCTTCGGTGAATTTTGGAGAGAATACGACAAAGACGGCAATGCCATAGGATACGCATTTATAGGGGAAACGCGCGGCTATTCGGGCATAATAAGATTTATTTGCGGTATAGATTTGGACGGCAAAATTAAAGGACTTTCCATAATAAGCCAAACCGAAACCCCCGGTCTTGGAGCAAGAATAACAGAAGCCGCTTCGGGCACTTGGTTTCCGTTCCGAAGAAGCGAAGATAATACGCCTTGGTTTGGCGAGCAATTCAGAGGAATTTTGGCGACAAAACCTATAAGCATTAACAGAACAAGCAACGAATGGCACAAATTATCCGCCTCGCAAAGAGACGATTTGCTGAGAAAAAACGAAATTACGCTTATCACAGGCTCGACAATAACTGTCAGAGTGATAAAAGAAGAACTTTCGGCAAGAGCGCAAAAACTTATGGCTTTGCTTGCTGTAAACAAATATTCACAGCCAAACAAAGAGCCGTACGCCGAAGATTTAACGGAGGACGAAACTGATGTTCAATAA
- a CDS encoding DUF1343 domain-containing protein: MVITGLAQLSANIDKYIGKKNIAILCHAASVDAKLNHIIDILQKKGANIKAIFGPQHGLFGQTQDNMIEWEATVAPRDEKSAKNTASVYSLYGQTRTPSDEMLSGVDCLIVDLQDVGARPYTYIWTMKECAGVCEKLGIEMLVLDRPNPIGFFEEEGAVLQPKYFSFVGGAQIKMAHKKTIGQIAKMFKNEFFPNLNLNVVEMQNYDINMKFEETGLPWVIPSPNMPTVDTAIVYPGQVLLETTNVSEGRGTCKPFEFFGAPYIKPAEFLQTFNSFNIDGCILRRHDFSPTFNKYSGADNRVCGKTDDKTLQKHDCVGFQIHITDLAKFKPVKTSVAILKSIALTSPDDFLLNPPPYEYEYVNMPLDIVWGDSSLREYLADSSARDF, from the coding sequence ATGGTAATCACAGGACTAGCGCAACTGTCGGCGAATATCGACAAATACATCGGCAAAAAAAACATTGCAATTTTATGCCACGCGGCTTCGGTAGATGCAAAACTTAATCACATAATCGACATTTTGCAGAAAAAAGGCGCGAACATCAAAGCGATTTTCGGTCCTCAACACGGACTTTTCGGGCAAACTCAGGATAATATGATAGAGTGGGAGGCGACGGTCGCCCCCCGTGATGAAAAATCGGCGAAAAACACCGCAAGCGTTTACTCGCTTTACGGACAAACCCGCACGCCCTCGGACGAAATGCTTTCAGGGGTCGATTGTCTTATTGTCGATTTGCAGGATGTTGGCGCAAGACCTTACACATACATCTGGACAATGAAAGAATGCGCGGGCGTTTGCGAAAAACTTGGGATAGAAATGCTTGTTTTGGACAGACCTAATCCTATCGGCTTTTTTGAGGAAGAGGGCGCGGTGTTGCAACCGAAATATTTCAGTTTTGTCGGCGGCGCGCAAATTAAAATGGCTCACAAAAAAACTATCGGACAAATCGCCAAAATGTTCAAGAACGAATTTTTTCCAAACCTTAATTTGAATGTTGTTGAAATGCAAAACTACGACATAAATATGAAATTTGAAGAAACGGGGCTTCCCTGGGTAATTCCGTCGCCGAATATGCCGACCGTCGATACCGCGATTGTATATCCCGGGCAGGTTTTGCTCGAAACCACCAATGTTTCGGAGGGAAGAGGAACTTGCAAGCCCTTTGAGTTTTTCGGCGCGCCGTATATTAAGCCCGCGGAATTTCTGCAAACATTTAATTCGTTCAATATAGACGGTTGCATTCTGAGACGACACGATTTTTCTCCGACATTCAACAAATATTCGGGAGCGGATAATCGAGTTTGCGGAAAAACCGACGATAAAACCTTGCAAAAACACGATTGCGTAGGCTTTCAAATTCACATTACGGATTTGGCGAAATTTAAGCCCGTGAAAACAAGCGTTGCGATACTGAAATCAATCGCGCTGACTTCGCCCGACGATTTTTTACTTAACCCACCGCCTTACGAGTACGAATACGTAAATATGCCGCTCGATATTGTTTGGGGCGACAGCTCGCTTCGGGAGTATTTGGCGGATAGTTCGGCGAGAGATTTTTAG
- a CDS encoding TonB-dependent receptor, with protein sequence MKNGKKIIVISVLSAVALFAQDQETAETAPVETLDMGVMLVQEAHAQLTQPSDRVAIVDTITRAQIERSMNTNLLDLLGTMPGVQKKIDCSVCKTAHIRLLGLGSGYSQILINGLPVFSGLGNIYGIEQIPLVNIENILVMRGASSVRHGNSAIAGVVDIIQRPIPRETQTYFRAMYSNFNEQYYDAFFSKFIDETKTGVEVALNYTSAPRINTDGIAIDKLGTLMDNSPEFDRVAISMRLTQEVGQNTQLNANAQVSFEDRFGGTSNSDRRWIGVFQPESSFVDNQGNHRHRPIIYQEYARTRRVNYGVGSKTQITPSIIPAQSIVNENRVNFIQHYQESWYGFLTLEALQNMVFGVSDFTFNFDRNQLLAGVSFTYDQFEDNRSLGTHLYTIPAVYLQNTFLINDYWDFSAGARYDFHNVHGSIFSPRFAVNFSPDHHWNFMATAGKGFRTFNLFSENHAAITSALYIVDSTSVANLRPETAWSVALNARWSQFWLLNLGMATEITVFQAMISDYIQPYYSRFTTGGRQIVSYQNLDGTAITRGVEGLVRFILPRGFTVDAGTNFTDFDSRNQTSSYFAYYSPRVSALSRVLWEPRRTGLALSADWNYTGSQRLREVRFGTNVVLPQRHSEPFSVFNAQIDKTLGRWTFSASCQNIGDFYQQSIEPVFHHEGDFYLSTSVWAPVRGRTFWFGIRFNG encoded by the coding sequence ATGAAAAACGGCAAAAAAATAATAGTAATATCTGTTTTGTCTGCAGTAGCTTTGTTTGCGCAAGACCAAGAGACGGCGGAAACCGCGCCCGTCGAAACGCTTGATATGGGAGTAATGCTTGTGCAAGAAGCCCACGCTCAACTCACGCAACCAAGCGACAGAGTTGCAATAGTCGATACTATTACGCGCGCGCAAATCGAAAGGTCTATGAACACAAACCTCTTGGATTTACTCGGTACAATGCCGGGCGTCCAAAAGAAAATCGATTGCTCCGTCTGCAAAACCGCGCACATTCGACTTTTGGGATTGGGAAGCGGATATTCGCAAATTCTTATTAACGGTTTGCCTGTTTTTTCGGGTTTGGGAAATATTTACGGAATAGAGCAAATCCCGCTCGTAAATATCGAAAATATATTGGTAATGCGCGGAGCGTCAAGCGTCAGACACGGAAACAGCGCAATCGCAGGGGTGGTCGATATTATCCAAAGACCAATTCCGCGTGAAACGCAAACGTATTTCCGAGCAATGTACTCAAATTTTAACGAACAGTATTACGACGCATTTTTCTCTAAATTTATCGACGAAACAAAAACGGGCGTAGAAGTTGCGCTGAATTACACCTCCGCCCCGCGCATAAACACGGACGGCATAGCCATAGACAAACTCGGAACGCTTATGGATAATTCGCCTGAATTTGACCGCGTGGCAATTTCTATGCGGCTCACTCAAGAAGTTGGGCAAAACACCCAACTCAACGCAAACGCGCAAGTTTCGTTTGAAGACAGATTTGGCGGAACAAGCAACTCGGATCGCAGATGGATAGGCGTATTTCAGCCCGAAAGCAGTTTTGTCGATAATCAGGGAAACCATAGACATCGACCGATAATTTATCAGGAATACGCACGAACACGGCGCGTAAATTACGGTGTTGGCTCCAAAACCCAAATTACGCCGAGCATAATTCCCGCGCAAAGCATAGTTAACGAAAACCGCGTAAATTTCATTCAGCATTACCAAGAAAGTTGGTATGGATTTTTAACCTTGGAAGCGTTGCAAAATATGGTTTTCGGGGTCTCGGATTTCACGTTTAACTTCGACAGAAATCAACTGCTTGCAGGCGTGAGTTTTACTTATGACCAATTTGAAGACAACCGCTCGCTCGGAACGCATCTTTATACAATTCCCGCCGTTTATTTGCAAAACACTTTTTTAATAAACGATTACTGGGATTTTTCCGCAGGCGCGCGCTACGATTTTCACAATGTTCACGGAAGCATATTCTCGCCGCGATTTGCAGTAAATTTCAGCCCCGACCACCACTGGAATTTTATGGCGACCGCAGGAAAAGGTTTCAGAACGTTTAATTTATTCTCCGAAAATCACGCGGCTATTACGAGCGCGCTCTATATTGTGGACTCGACTTCCGTTGCAAATCTTCGTCCTGAAACCGCTTGGTCGGTAGCGCTAAATGCCCGTTGGTCGCAATTTTGGTTGCTAAATTTGGGAATGGCGACCGAAATAACGGTATTCCAAGCAATGATTTCGGATTATATTCAGCCGTATTATTCCAGATTTACGACGGGCGGACGGCAAATCGTGTCTTACCAAAATCTTGACGGCACGGCTATAACGCGCGGCGTAGAAGGTTTGGTAAGATTTATACTTCCGCGCGGATTTACCGTTGACGCAGGCACAAATTTCACGGATTTCGACTCGCGCAATCAAACATCGTCTTATTTTGCCTATTATTCGCCGCGCGTATCTGCGCTAAGTAGAGTGCTTTGGGAGCCGCGAAGAACGGGGCTTGCACTGTCGGCGGACTGGAATTACACGGGAAGCCAACGCTTAAGAGAAGTTCGCTTCGGCACAAACGTAGTGCTTCCCCAAAGGCACAGCGAGCCGTTTTCGGTATTTAACGCGCAAATTGACAAAACCTTAGGCAGATGGACTTTCAGCGCTTCGTGTCAAAATATCGGCGATTTTTATCAGCAGAGTATAGAGCCCGTTTTTCATCACGAGGGTGATTTTTATTTATCGACTTCTGTTTGGGCTCCCGTCAGAGGGAGAACTTTTTGGTTTGGAATACGTTTTAACGGATAA
- a CDS encoding rRNA pseudouridine synthase, with product MKIRINRYLAECGVGSRRQCDEVILSGKVLINGEVAQIGAQVDKDTDEILLDGKKILSDLQKRYYAYHKTKGAIVSRSDENGRATIYDALKKLNVENYEALKYVGRLDFNSEGLLLLTNDGDLAFTLTHPKFQVKKVYFVKIGRELGIAEMKKIVETGVVSEGENLKAAAVRFKFRDGDKFCYEMDLCEGKNRQVRRIFEALGEKVIQLKRLSFASVKLGDLPYGKIRELSQAEVEALKNKFQ from the coding sequence ATGAAAATACGAATAAACAGATACCTCGCCGAATGCGGGGTCGGCTCTCGAAGACAGTGCGACGAAGTTATTTTGTCGGGCAAGGTTTTAATTAACGGTGAGGTTGCGCAAATCGGCGCACAGGTCGATAAGGATACTGACGAAATTCTGCTTGATGGAAAAAAGATTTTGTCTGATTTGCAGAAAAGATATTACGCCTATCATAAAACCAAAGGCGCCATTGTAAGCAGAAGCGACGAAAACGGGCGGGCGACTATTTACGACGCGCTGAAAAAACTGAATGTCGAAAATTATGAGGCGCTGAAATACGTCGGTCGGCTCGATTTTAATTCCGAAGGACTGCTTCTTTTAACAAACGACGGAGATTTGGCGTTTACGCTAACTCACCCGAAATTTCAGGTTAAAAAAGTGTATTTTGTAAAAATCGGCAGGGAATTGGGCATTGCGGAAATGAAGAAAATTGTTGAAACAGGCGTTGTGTCGGAGGGTGAAAATCTGAAAGCGGCGGCAGTAAGATTTAAGTTTCGCGACGGCGACAAATTTTGCTATGAAATGGATTTGTGCGAGGGGAAAAATCGGCAGGTACGCCGAATTTTTGAAGCGCTCGGAGAAAAGGTAATTCAACTGAAACGCCTGTCTTTTGCAAGCGTTAAACTCGGAGATTTGCCTTACGGAAAGATTAGAGAGTTGTCGCAGGCAGAAGTTGAGGCGCTAAAAAACAAGTTTCAATAA
- a CDS encoding electron transport complex subunit E: protein MFNKFIQELKRGVIKENPILILGLGLCPTLGVSTSVQNGIGMGVATTAVLIGSNTIISLFRNLIPAKVRIPCYIVIIATFVSVIELLIKAYSPELNTSLGIFIPLIVVNCIIFARAESFAAKNPVFPSITDGLVMGIGYTLAIVVVSAIREFLGANRLLGLTVIPDFSPMTIFILAPGGFFSIALVLAIINHIKLRGAK from the coding sequence ATGTTCAATAAATTCATACAAGAACTAAAAAGAGGCGTTATAAAAGAAAATCCCATACTGATATTGGGACTTGGGCTTTGTCCGACGCTCGGCGTAAGCACTTCCGTCCAAAACGGGATAGGAATGGGCGTAGCGACAACGGCAGTGCTTATCGGTTCAAATACTATAATTTCGCTTTTCAGAAATTTAATCCCCGCCAAAGTGCGAATTCCCTGCTATATTGTAATTATTGCGACTTTTGTTTCCGTGATTGAACTGCTTATTAAGGCATATTCTCCCGAACTCAACACAAGTTTGGGGATATTTATTCCGCTGATTGTCGTAAATTGTATAATTTTTGCAAGAGCCGAGTCGTTTGCCGCAAAAAATCCCGTGTTCCCGTCAATAACCGACGGGCTTGTTATGGGGATAGGCTACACTCTGGCGATTGTGGTCGTAAGCGCCATTCGCGAATTTTTGGGCGCAAACAGATTGCTCGGACTAACGGTTATCCCCGATTTTTCACCTATGACAATATTTATTTTAGCGCCTGGCGGGTTCTTCTCAATTGCGTTAGTATTGGCTATAATAAATCACATTAAATTGAGAGGTGCAAAATGA